In Sphingobacterium sp. lm-10, one DNA window encodes the following:
- a CDS encoding GNAT family N-acetyltransferase — MQDIIAPVDRALIKAELTPEAFLRHTNNGNNEVYLVNYHTAPNIMREIGRLRELTFRGAGGGTGLPLDIDENDTCEHNYDQLIAWSAEDEEITAGYRVIRCDEAIDAEGKIHLSTAHYFDISDKFVRDYLPYTIELGRSWVQPKYQPSSENRKGIYSLDNLWDGLGAVVILNPEIKYLFGKVTMYPHYNAEARDLLMYFMACYFPDKEQLAKPVESLFLGYKTDISEIEGIFDGLPYKDGYKLLNTRVRALGENIPPLINTYMNVSPSMMTFGTALNDEFGEVEETGILITIDDIYPTKKERHMTTYERDKVQNKTGLV, encoded by the coding sequence ATGCAAGACATTATTGCACCAGTAGATAGAGCGTTAATAAAAGCTGAACTGACACCAGAGGCATTTCTGCGTCATACCAACAATGGTAACAATGAGGTATATCTAGTGAATTACCATACGGCACCCAATATCATGCGGGAAATCGGGCGATTACGAGAGCTTACTTTTCGCGGAGCCGGCGGAGGTACGGGCTTGCCGCTGGATATCGACGAAAACGATACCTGCGAGCACAACTATGATCAATTGATTGCCTGGAGTGCCGAAGATGAAGAAATTACTGCAGGATACCGCGTAATCCGTTGTGATGAGGCAATCGATGCGGAAGGCAAAATTCATTTGTCTACAGCTCATTATTTTGATATTTCCGACAAGTTTGTTCGCGATTACTTGCCGTATACTATAGAACTAGGAAGATCGTGGGTGCAACCCAAATATCAACCCTCCAGCGAGAATCGCAAAGGCATCTATTCTTTGGATAATTTGTGGGATGGTCTGGGTGCCGTAGTTATCCTGAATCCAGAAATCAAATACCTTTTTGGGAAAGTAACCATGTATCCGCATTATAATGCAGAGGCGCGTGACCTTTTGATGTATTTTATGGCCTGCTATTTCCCAGATAAGGAGCAGTTGGCCAAGCCTGTAGAATCCCTATTTTTAGGTTACAAAACGGATATTTCAGAAATAGAAGGTATTTTTGATGGGTTGCCTTACAAAGATGGCTACAAGCTTTTGAACACAAGGGTGCGTGCCCTGGGCGAAAATATACCGCCACTTATCAATACGTACATGAACGTATCGCCTAGTATGATGACCTTCGGAACCGCGCTGAACGATGAGTTCGGTGAAGTGGAAGAAACTGGGATTTTAATTACGATTGATGATATCTACCCAACGAAGAAGGAACGTCATATGACGACCTACGAACGGGATAAGGTGCAAAATAAAACAGGCTTAGTATAA